From the genome of Scomber japonicus isolate fScoJap1 unplaced genomic scaffold, fScoJap1.pri scaffold_460, whole genome shotgun sequence:
ataaagtactgcagtattatgagtgatgtagtttaAATCTACCCCTGACATAAATCAGGCTTTACCTCTATGTGCTCCTCTCATGTTTTATATCATCacacatgttcatatttaaacacattaGAACATAATGAATGAGTTTAAAAGCAGTTTGATCCTGATAAAGTATATTTCAAACACCCAGAAAGTGCTATTGTCTtagcttttccttcctctttgatAACATAGAACATGGATTTCTTTCTCTCGTTGagtctaaatgtgatgtttcatTCACACCTCATTTATTCTGAAACCTGTTAGAGactctttctgtttgtgttcaacttcaaacatgtccccagcaggatctctgatgtcagcacaacctgtatctatagcaaccatagaacaacctgtatctatagcaaccatagcacaacctgtatctatagcaaccatagcacaacctttatctatagcaaccataggacaacctttatctatagcaaccataacacaacctgtatctatagcaaccataggacaacctttatctatagcaaccatagtacaacctgtatctatagcaaccatagcacaacctgtatctatagcaaccatagcacaacctttatctatagcaaccataggacaacctttatctatagcaaccataacacaacctgtatctatagcaaccatagcacaacctgtatctatagcaaccatagtacaacctgtatctatagcaaccataggacaacctttatctatagcaaccatagaacaacctgtatctatagcaaccatagcacaacctgtatctatagcaaccatagcacaacctgtatctatagcaaccatagcacgacctgtatctatagcaaccatagaacaacctgtatctatagcaaccatagcacaacctgtatctatagcaaccatagcacgacctgtatctatagcaaccatagcacgacctgtatctatagcaaccatagcacgacctgtatctatagcaaccatagaacaacctgtatctatagcaaccatagtacaacctgtatctatagcaaccatagcacaacctgtatctatagcaaccatagcacaacctgtatctatagcaaccatagcacgacctgtatctatagcaaccatagcacaatctgtatctatagcaaccatagcacaacctgtatctatagcaaccatagaacaacctgtatctatagcaaccatagaacaacctgtatctatagcaaccatagcacattCTGTTGGTCTCTCTGTGTATTACATTCCTCATACACGTGCTAAAGATTGACCTAAAGGTGACAggggttcaatagatttagtttttggcACAAAGTGAACTCTACCAAACAGCTGAGCAgacctataaagggttaaacagatTTCTAAGTTGTGAAtctattattttcattcaggAAAAGGTGAGGCTCATTTTTCTTTAGATAAGATAAGcatcttttatttgatttgttaaaCACAATAAGTCAAACAAGTCTGTGCTGTACAGGAGGCCCACACGCTGATAATAAGACAATCAGCTGGTTATTTTTCTAATGAATCATTTCATCTAACAGTCGGTAAACTGGATCCTGGAAACTTACAGCAGCAgttttagagctgaaacaatcactcaattaatcaattaactaTATTTATAATCACATAATCACATTAGTAGTCTTTTTAAGCAAAAATTTGACAGTTTCAGCTTCTTGAATATAAGGATTTACTGCTTTTCACGACAGTAATCTgaatattttagaaaaaaagagacatttgaGGGAATCATTTCACACTGTGCTTAAATGTAACAGcatttttttcactattttataataaaacacatttatcaagACAATAAttaacactgaaaataaataatcattagttttgactctaataaacaataaaaaaacagattaaagtCTATAAAAGTCAGATTAATCAATCAGTATATgcattgatgatgtcatgcattgatgatgtcatgcattgatgatgtcatgtattgatgatgtcatgcattgatgatgtcatgtattgatgatgtcatgtattgatgatgtcatgtattgatgatgtcatgtatcGATGATGTCATGTATTGATGACGTAATgtattgatgatgtcatgtatcAATGATGTCATGTATCAATGATGTCATGTATCAATGATGTCATGTATTGGTGGTTGCAGAGTCATGGCCTCCAGTAAGAACAAAGGCCAAACCTCTCTGGCTCTTCATAAAGTCATCATGGTCGGCAGCGGAGGAGTCGGCAAGTCTGCTCTCACTCTGCAGTTCATGTATGATGAGgtgagatatacacacacacacacacacacacacacacacacacacacacacacacacacacacacacacacacacacacacacacacacacacacacacacacacactgagagagagacacacacacacacacacacacacacacacactgagagagagacacacacacacacacactgagacacacactgagagagagagagagacacacacactgagatacacaaacacatatatactgagacacacacacacacacacacactgagatacacacacatatatactgagacacacacacacactgagatacacacacatatatactgagacacacactgagatacacacacacatatacacagagagacacacacacacatatatatatatatatatatacacacacacacactgagacacacaaatatatacacacacagacacacatatatataacccctcttcttcttcttcttcttcttctccttcctcctcctcctcctcctcctcctcctgctctcctcctcctgctcctcctgctgctcctcctcctcctcctcctcctcctgctccttctcctcctgctcctcctcctgctcctcctgctcctcctcctcctcctgctcctcctcctcctcctcctgctgctcctcctcctcctcctcctcctcctgctcctcctcctcctcctgctcctccccaGTTTGTGGAGGACTATGAGCCCACCAAGGCGGACAGCTACAGGAAGAAGGTAGTCCTGGACGGCGAGGACGTTCAGATTGACATCCTGGACACGGCGGGACAGGAAGACTACGCCGCCATCAGAGACAACTACTTCAGGAGCGGAGAAGGCTTCCTGCTCGTCTTCTCCATCACAGAGCACGAGTCCTTCACCGCCACTGCAgagctcaggtgtgtgtgtgtatgtgtgtgtgtgtctgtctgtctgtctgtctgtctgtctgtctgtctgtctgtctgtctgtctgtctgtctgtctgtgtgtgtgtgtgtgtatgtatgtgtgtatgtgtgtgtgtgtctgtctgtgtgtgtgtgtgtgtgtatgtatgtatgtatgtgtgtctgtctgtctgtgtgtgtgtgtgtctgtgtctgtctctctgtgtgtgtgtgtgtgtgtgtgtgtgtgtgtgtgtgtgtgtgtgtgtgtgtgtgtgtgtgtgtgtgtgtgtgtgtatgtatgtatgtgtgtctgtctgtctgtgtgtgtctgtgtctgtctctctgtgtttctgtgtgtgtgtgtgtgtgtgtgtgtgctctgatCACCTCTTATATAAAATCAGTGGAGCTCCTTTAAACGTagtgaacagacacagacacgTATACTCACgtcttatacacacacacacacacacgtcacacacacacatatacgcacatatacacacatatatacacacacatacagagacactgacacaaacatgtacacaaagaaacacagacacacatgtcttacacacacagacacg
Proteins encoded in this window:
- the LOC128354697 gene encoding ras-related protein Ral-B-like codes for the protein MASSKNKGQTSLALHKVIMVGSGGVGKSALTLQFMYDEFVEDYEPTKADSYRKKVVLDGEDVQIDILDTAGQEDYAAIRDNYFRSGEGFLLVFSITEHESFTATAELREQILRVKEEEAIPLLLVGNKSDLEERRQVSAEEASARVSEWGSQYVETSAKTRANVDKVFFDLMREVRKKKMSESKDKNGPSGKKKKKPCCIL